The proteins below are encoded in one region of Knoellia sp. S7-12:
- a CDS encoding SDR family oxidoreductase: MTRAKLRRIPAQSQNWPGTTADLSPAPDHGETSWVGRGRLENKRVLVTGGDSGIGRAVAITMAKEGAAVVIAHLPQEEADAEDTVRTITEAGGSAHRLASDLTELSANHRLAKDAVKLLGGLDVLICNAAYQMTFDSIEAFPPEQIQRTFATNVFSPFWLIQALAGELEKSGGSVIVTTSVQAYEPSGHLLDYAATKAALNNMVVNLANELGQRGVRVNAVAPGPIWTPLIPSTMAPEKVKGFGTDTPLGRAGHPVEVAAAYVFLASDEASYVSGTVIGVTGGRPVF; the protein is encoded by the coding sequence ATGACACGCGCCAAACTCAGGCGAATCCCTGCCCAGTCGCAGAACTGGCCAGGCACGACCGCTGACCTGTCACCCGCACCTGACCACGGCGAGACGTCATGGGTCGGGCGCGGGCGTCTGGAGAACAAGCGAGTTCTTGTCACGGGTGGCGATTCTGGGATCGGTAGGGCGGTCGCGATCACGATGGCCAAGGAGGGTGCGGCGGTGGTCATCGCGCACCTGCCGCAAGAGGAGGCCGACGCGGAGGACACCGTCCGGACCATCACCGAGGCGGGTGGCTCCGCCCACCGCCTTGCGAGCGACCTCACAGAGCTGTCGGCCAACCATCGGCTTGCCAAGGACGCGGTGAAGCTCCTTGGCGGCCTCGACGTGCTCATCTGCAACGCGGCCTACCAGATGACCTTTGACAGCATCGAGGCCTTCCCGCCGGAGCAGATCCAACGGACTTTCGCCACGAACGTGTTCTCTCCGTTCTGGCTCATCCAGGCCCTTGCCGGTGAACTGGAGAAGTCTGGCGGGTCGGTCATCGTCACGACGTCGGTCCAGGCCTACGAACCGTCCGGGCACCTTCTCGACTATGCCGCGACCAAGGCCGCCCTCAACAACATGGTCGTCAACCTCGCGAACGAGCTGGGCCAGCGTGGTGTCCGCGTCAACGCCGTTGCCCCGGGCCCGATCTGGACTCCTCTCATTCCTTCGACCATGGCGCCGGAGAAGGTCAAGGGTTTCGGCACGGACACGCCGCTCGGTCGAGCAGGGCATCCGGTCGAAGTTGCGGCGGCCTACGTCTTTCTGGCCTCCGACGAGGCGAGCTACGTCTCGGGCACGGTGATCGGCGTCACGGGTGGGCGCCCGGTCTTCTAG
- a CDS encoding SRPBCC family protein: MSTTRTPTPTPNATGRREDRDGTAYLVFERSFRAPITDVWAAVTESDRLVRWIGHWSGDPASGAVSFWMTAEAADAPEETIHIDECEAPRRVVMRSARPDDSSLEWLWQIDLAENDGVTTLTFAQEVGDTTLAEGVGPGWDYYLDRMVAAETGGDPGAIDFDEYFPVLSDHYRVELA, from the coding sequence ATGAGCACCACGCGCACACCCACACCCACCCCGAACGCAACGGGACGCCGCGAGGATCGGGACGGCACGGCATACCTCGTGTTCGAACGCTCCTTCCGTGCACCGATCACCGACGTCTGGGCGGCGGTGACCGAGTCCGACCGGCTCGTGCGCTGGATCGGCCACTGGAGTGGGGACCCGGCGAGCGGTGCGGTGTCGTTCTGGATGACGGCGGAGGCTGCGGACGCTCCCGAGGAGACCATCCACATCGACGAGTGCGAGGCACCGCGGCGCGTCGTCATGCGCTCGGCACGCCCCGACGACAGCTCGCTCGAATGGCTGTGGCAGATCGACCTCGCCGAGAACGACGGGGTGACGACGCTGACCTTCGCGCAGGAGGTTGGCGACACCACGCTCGCCGAGGGCGTCGGTCCCGGCTGGGACTACTACCTCGACCGCATGGTTGCGGCCGAGACCGGAGGGGACCCGGGCGCCATCGACTTCGACGAGTACTTTCCTGTCCTCTCGGATCACTACCGCGTCGAACTGGCCTGA
- a CDS encoding SDR family NAD(P)-dependent oxidoreductase: MTRTNRTVLITGASSGIGRATALQLAKEGANLVLLARSDKALDTVRQECEARGGLALVTVADVGDVESLTAAFDAARQRFGPLDGVVHSATALAYGRFEDVPAEVFDASIHTTLTGTANVARAALQAFSHTGGGSLVVVGSMLGKISAPWMSSYVTAKWGVHGLVRTLQIEARSTPGIDISLVWPGGVDTPVYLQAGTYLRRNGRPPPPVDSPEKVARAVVRALKRPRRETSVGPANHLVVTAFRVAPAVFDRLVTPLMRIGGLSRGEVENSPGNVLAPLPEGEALHGRWGRHWMRGAALAGAAAGAAAVGRAHRQRS, encoded by the coding sequence ATGACCCGCACCAACAGGACCGTACTCATCACGGGCGCCTCCAGCGGGATCGGCCGGGCGACCGCGTTGCAGCTCGCCAAAGAGGGGGCCAACCTCGTGCTCCTCGCTCGCTCCGACAAGGCGCTCGACACGGTGCGTCAGGAGTGCGAGGCGCGCGGCGGGCTGGCTCTCGTCACGGTGGCCGACGTCGGCGACGTCGAGTCGCTCACGGCAGCGTTCGATGCAGCCCGGCAGCGGTTCGGGCCCCTTGACGGGGTGGTGCACTCGGCTACGGCGCTCGCCTACGGACGCTTCGAGGACGTGCCCGCAGAGGTCTTCGACGCGTCCATCCACACCACCCTCACCGGCACAGCCAACGTCGCACGGGCAGCCCTACAGGCGTTCTCCCACACCGGTGGCGGGAGCCTGGTGGTGGTCGGGTCGATGCTCGGCAAGATCAGCGCTCCCTGGATGAGCTCCTACGTCACGGCGAAGTGGGGCGTGCACGGCCTCGTGCGCACCCTGCAGATTGAAGCCCGCAGCACGCCCGGCATCGACATCAGCCTCGTGTGGCCGGGTGGAGTCGACACGCCCGTCTACCTGCAGGCCGGCACCTACCTGCGGCGCAACGGTCGACCCCCGCCGCCGGTCGACTCCCCCGAGAAGGTTGCTCGTGCTGTCGTGCGCGCTCTCAAGCGTCCGCGCCGTGAGACGTCGGTCGGGCCGGCCAACCACTTGGTTGTGACCGCGTTCCGCGTCGCACCCGCGGTCTTCGACCGGCTCGTGACCCCACTCATGCGCATCGGAGGGCTCTCACGCGGCGAGGTCGAGAACTCGCCCGGCAACGTGCTCGCACCCCTCCCTGAGGGTGAGGCGCTGCACGGCCGTTGGGGCAGACACTGGATGCGTGGGGCCGCACTCGCTGGTGCCGCCGCCGGCGCGGCCGCAGTCGGCCGCGCACATCGACAGAGGAGCTGA
- a CDS encoding SRPBCC family protein produces the protein MEQNDGVVTVTRDIEAPGQAVWDVLADGWYYATWVVGASRVRDVDASWPAKDAQIHHSFGIWPALLNDTTQVESSVEASELVLTARGWPAGEARVSISITPRDGGCTVKIEEDASSGPGTLIPKPVRQLAIGPRNVEALKRLAFLAEGRHNRGGHHPA, from the coding sequence ATGGAACAGAACGATGGAGTCGTCACCGTCACCCGCGACATCGAGGCCCCGGGCCAGGCAGTGTGGGATGTGCTCGCTGACGGGTGGTACTACGCGACGTGGGTCGTGGGGGCCTCGCGCGTGCGGGACGTCGACGCGAGCTGGCCGGCCAAGGACGCGCAGATCCACCATTCGTTCGGCATCTGGCCGGCGCTTCTCAACGACACGACTCAGGTGGAGAGCTCCGTCGAGGCGTCCGAGCTCGTCCTCACGGCACGGGGTTGGCCGGCAGGCGAGGCCCGAGTCTCGATCTCGATCACACCGCGCGACGGCGGCTGCACCGTGAAGATCGAGGAGGACGCCTCCAGTGGACCGGGAACCCTCATCCCGAAGCCGGTGCGCCAGCTCGCGATCGGCCCGCGCAACGTCGAGGCACTGAAGCGGCTGGCCTTCCTCGCCGAGGGCCGTCACAACCGCGGCGGTCATCACCCGGCCTGA
- a CDS encoding YciI family protein — MRYMVMHYQTQEMEDGVVPSPEQQVAIGEYMREASLSGVLLGGEGVHGSSKGARVEVTDGSVRVIDGPFAEGKELIGGFAILDVSSLEEAVEHARKFALIVGTHRVDVRQVVEFADLA, encoded by the coding sequence ATGCGCTACATGGTCATGCACTACCAGACCCAGGAGATGGAAGACGGCGTCGTCCCGTCGCCCGAGCAGCAGGTCGCCATCGGTGAATACATGCGCGAGGCATCACTGTCCGGGGTGCTCCTCGGCGGGGAGGGTGTCCACGGCAGCAGCAAGGGGGCCCGCGTCGAGGTGACCGACGGCTCGGTGCGCGTCATCGACGGACCTTTCGCCGAGGGCAAGGAACTCATCGGAGGGTTCGCGATCCTCGACGTGTCCTCACTCGAGGAGGCGGTCGAGCACGCCCGCAAATTCGCGCTCATCGTCGGCACCCATCGCGTCGACGTCCGCCAGGTCGTCGAGTTCGCCGACCTCGCCTGA
- a CDS encoding metalloregulator ArsR/SmtB family transcription factor: MDAFAALADPVRRDLVSRLAHGTARVVDLAAEHAISRPAISRHLRVLGEAGLVEAEDIGRERHYRLEHAGLAPVADYLADLAVAPRFTETMLDGLDLEVRRTVREHAPTSTAGTARTARTADLTTQHPSQETA, from the coding sequence ATGGACGCTTTCGCAGCTCTCGCTGACCCGGTCCGCCGTGATCTGGTCAGTCGGTTGGCACACGGCACAGCACGAGTCGTCGACCTTGCCGCCGAGCACGCGATCAGCCGACCCGCGATCAGCCGACACCTCCGCGTGCTCGGCGAGGCAGGACTCGTCGAGGCTGAGGACATCGGGCGCGAGCGGCACTACCGGCTCGAGCACGCCGGGCTCGCACCCGTGGCCGACTACCTCGCGGACCTCGCGGTCGCGCCCCGGTTCACCGAGACGATGCTCGACGGCCTCGACCTCGAGGTCCGCCGCACCGTCCGAGAGCACGCCCCGACAAGCACCGCAGGCACCGCTCGCACAGCACGCACTGCAGACCTGACGACACAGCACCCATCCCAGGAGACCGCATGA
- a CDS encoding RNA polymerase sigma factor, with protein MSTAAVDATIATLWRVESPRLIARLGRLVGDLDTAEELAQDTFTAAIEKWRADGIPDNPAAWLTTTSRYLAIDRIRRRDTGRDKLRTVAATTAEASGMDVDRIVDGDLADDLLGLIFMSCHPLLAPDARSALVLKLVCGLTTPEVARAFLTPESTVAQRIVRAKRTLAAANIRFELPGMDQRAERLDAVREVIYLVFNEGYAASTGDAWVRTDLCHEALRLGRMLAALTPRDPESLGLLALMEIQTSRLAARMGADGSAVLLLDQDRSRWDPWLIRRGLDLIDRIDALRGTAGPYALQAAIAACHARAATAGETDWLRIAALYDGLVQVVPSPVVELNRAVAVGRAFGAEAGLEIVAPLRSLPALASYHLLPAVAGDLECTAGLHEQARDDFLRAASLAGNAQDRATMHKRAAECAVHSA; from the coding sequence ATGAGCACCGCAGCAGTCGACGCGACGATCGCCACCCTGTGGCGCGTCGAGTCGCCGCGGCTCATCGCTCGCCTGGGCCGACTCGTCGGCGACCTCGACACCGCCGAGGAGCTGGCCCAGGACACGTTCACCGCAGCGATCGAGAAGTGGCGAGCGGACGGCATACCCGACAATCCGGCAGCATGGCTGACGACGACGTCGCGCTACCTCGCGATCGACCGAATCCGCCGCCGGGACACCGGCCGTGACAAGCTCCGAACCGTCGCGGCCACCACGGCAGAGGCGTCCGGGATGGATGTGGACCGCATCGTCGACGGTGATCTCGCCGACGACCTGCTCGGACTGATCTTCATGTCATGTCACCCTCTGCTCGCCCCCGATGCGCGGTCGGCGCTCGTCCTCAAACTCGTCTGCGGTCTCACGACTCCCGAGGTGGCGCGGGCGTTCCTCACACCGGAATCGACTGTGGCACAACGCATTGTGCGGGCCAAGCGCACCCTGGCCGCCGCAAACATCCGCTTCGAGCTGCCCGGCATGGATCAACGGGCGGAGCGGCTCGATGCCGTCCGCGAGGTCATCTATCTCGTCTTCAACGAGGGGTATGCCGCGTCAACGGGTGACGCGTGGGTGCGCACCGACCTGTGCCACGAGGCGTTGCGACTCGGCCGGATGCTCGCGGCGCTCACGCCGCGTGATCCTGAGTCGCTCGGGCTGCTGGCGCTGATGGAGATTCAGACGTCGCGGCTCGCAGCACGCATGGGGGCCGATGGTTCCGCCGTGCTGCTGCTCGACCAGGACCGATCGCGTTGGGACCCGTGGCTCATCCGTCGTGGACTCGACCTCATCGACCGGATCGATGCGTTGCGAGGAACCGCTGGCCCCTATGCCCTCCAGGCGGCGATTGCGGCCTGCCACGCGCGGGCAGCGACGGCCGGGGAGACGGACTGGCTGCGCATCGCAGCGCTCTATGACGGCTTGGTGCAGGTCGTGCCTTCGCCCGTCGTCGAGCTCAACCGCGCGGTGGCGGTGGGGCGCGCGTTCGGCGCGGAGGCGGGACTCGAGATCGTTGCGCCGCTTCGGAGTCTCCCGGCGCTCGCGAGCTATCACCTGCTGCCGGCCGTGGCTGGCGACCTCGAATGCACTGCGGGCCTGCACGAGCAGGCGCGCGACGACTTCCTTCGGGCAGCGTCGCTGGCCGGGAACGCTCAGGACAGGGCGACGATGCACAAGCGCGCCGCCGAATGCGCAGTGCACTCGGCGTGA
- a CDS encoding dihydrofolate reductase family protein, whose amino-acid sequence MLGGKVDDSCCAVCQPTDQITADRVSESCESVHGLLVTQQLPICQPKEVRQACRKRAGPARKYVVSTTLEDATWENSSVVGGGADQDVRAQLESLKAEHHLGTTGSATLVRWMLEQGLVDELHLLVHPVVVGSGKKLFADGASVALTLVSSTTFSTGVLHLVYAPAEV is encoded by the coding sequence GTGCTCGGCGGCAAGGTCGACGACTCGTGCTGTGCCGTGTGCCAACCGACTGACCAGATCACGGCGGACCGGGTCAGCGAGAGCTGCGAAAGCGTCCATGGGTTATTGGTAACGCAACAGTTACCAATCTGTCAACCGAAAGAAGTTCGGCAGGCATGTCGAAAACGCGCAGGGCCCGCTCGCAAGTACGTCGTCTCCACCACCCTCGAGGACGCCACGTGGGAGAACTCCAGCGTTGTCGGCGGCGGCGCCGACCAGGACGTGCGGGCCCAGCTCGAGTCGCTCAAGGCCGAGCACCACCTCGGCACGACCGGCAGCGCCACCCTCGTGCGGTGGATGCTCGAGCAGGGCCTCGTCGACGAGTTGCACCTCCTCGTGCACCCCGTCGTCGTCGGCTCCGGCAAGAAGCTCTTTGCCGATGGGGCGAGCGTCGCGCTGACGCTCGTCTCTTCCACTACCTTCAGCACCGGAGTGCTGCACTTGGTCTACGCCCCGGCTGAGGTGTGA